One Raphanus sativus cultivar WK10039 unplaced genomic scaffold, ASM80110v3 Scaffold2844, whole genome shotgun sequence genomic window, CCATACTAAATTTATAatgcaataattaaaaatcgaaaacaccaaatatatatatataaaaaatattttaataaattatttaattatattttaaaatttccacCCGGTTTTGTACGTTTCACACCATTAAAAAGTGTAACATCTTTCTTAGCTCTGCCATTTTTAACATGATTTGTGAATTGAAGCAATAAGAATAGATGtatatttatacacaaatatatgACAGAATGATATGGGTTACGTAGTTTACGTTAGATTTTGCAAGATTATAGAGATCACAAAATGGAATATTCTTCTTTAAAAAAAGCAATGATTTAATTGATGCAAATTACAAATATGTAACAGTTAGATATTTAAGGATCTTATGGCCTATAATAAAGGCATTTAATCCTGTACATATCCACTAAATAAGTAAATTAAATTAAGATGGTTTAATAATGTAAAAAGAATGGTTTAATTCAGTGGCATATAGTGGTAATTATCGTGGAAAAGTTAGGGTTAAAtacaaaatgtacttcagttttaatagtttagatatttgttcatttatttatttatttatttattttaaaacacttgtcgttaaatatataagattaattaatatatttaagtagtGTGACATAGAAGATGAATTAACATAATGAGAGTGATTGGCTGGGTGGTAACAAGTCACTTtagcttttgtttttatttacaaccataaaaattactaataatGTTTTATGTAATTGTTAAAGATATAAGTAAAACAATGTTTCAACATTATCTAGTTTCAAATCTGTCGGTGTATGGTTTAAGCGCAGACGTTGGTGCTGTTATGCTCCTGGGTTCAATTCACCGTGGGAGAGATGCTTTATGCCATAAAGTATCAACGCCAGCCCCGTCCTGGCCTAGAGGATTATGGGCCTCGGCCCAGAACCTCCagataatcaaaaaaaaatctgtcaaTATacggtgtatatatataaaatacaaaatgaatTAATTGAGTTTAAtccaattaaaataaaagattcgGTGACAAATAAAGAGTTTTAAAATGGATGGTTTGATCgtaaaaagaaatgaaatcaAATTAAGATTGTGTAGGACCAAAATTAAAGACGGAAAACTTGGTAGTCAAGTCTTTTACTTCCTCTACATTAATGCACTATCATAATTAGGGTTATTTTCTTCCTTGCCAATCTCTTGCATAATATCTTATTCACCATGTCTCTGCTTCTCAACCATCCCTTGAAACTATGCTTAAGGAGACCTGTGCTGGTAAGATCCTCTCCGCTTGTCTCAACTTCCTTGCCGCAAACCGCTCCTTGTGCCATCTTCGCCGCTGGCAGCTGGGGACCTAATGAGGCAAAACTCCGTGTTTTGTATGCTGATCAACCTCACAGCATTGATCTGGATAAGGTTGTGCCTTGGGACTTGGTGTATGACACTGATGATTCGGTAACCATAGGGTCATCCCATGGTTGGGTGGCTACTTTGAAGGAAGACGGCATACTGCGTCTCCAAGACGATCTAAACCCAAGTGCATCGTATACGGACCCGAAACGCATCCCTTTGCCTCCTCTTGTGACTTTGCCTCATTGCCAAACCCAAATCGTCACCAACGTGTCAATGTCCACGTCTTCCCCTGAGGATGAGGACTGCGTCGTGGCTGTCAAGTTCTTGGGACCACAGATCAGCTTTTGCAGACCAGCTCAGAGAAACTCAGAGTGGACCAACATCAGACTCGAGAACCCCTGTTTCTTCTCCTCACGTGTCATGTTTTCCAAGAAAGATGAGATGTTTCTCATGCCTGGTTCTGGTGGTCATCTCATCGCATCATGGGATCTCCTCCTCAAAAAGAACACCAAGTTGCAGAACTTGTGCTTGGATAACCTTCCCAAGCTTTCAAAGAAGAAACGAGAGCTTCTGGAAGCGTGCTGCAAAAGCGAACACTTGGTGGAGTCAAGAAGCACCGGTGAAACTTTCTTGATCAAGTGGTACAAGAAGACAACCAAGATCTTCAAAGGCGTTGCGAGGATGAAAACAAAGGCTTTGATGGTGTTCAAGCTAGACGGACTAGGAAACGCTGTTTACACTAAAGACATTGGAGACCTAGCCATTTTCCTCTCCAAGTCTGAACCATTCTGTGTCAATGCTAGCTCCTTTCCCGACTTGAACCCTAATATAGTCTTTTTGAACGATGTGGACGAACTCGCCTGCGTCTGTCCTACTCATATCTCGCCATCCATTAGCGTTGGAACTGGTAACTGCACAATCCCCGTTTTTTTCTTTCCACCTCAAAATATAGAGAGTTGAGTTGAGTTAGTTATGCTTCCTTCATTATGTTTAATCAGCGCAATCATCCATCCATGCATTCTCTGTTGATTAAATTCGCTTGattttatatgaaattaatatGGACCTTCTTTGGAGCTTCAGCAGTTCCATATTTTGGTTGCACAATACTCTTGACTTTGCTTTAGTCGTATGGACATCAGTAGTGGCACCATATCATAGTGTCTTTATCTaagatttctttttaaaaatttcctaGATAATTTGGTTTTTAGCAACTTGCAAAGAGACTGAATTTATATGAACCAACCATTTACAAGTGATCATAGATACATGTAATCAAATAACAATGTTCCAGTGATGATTCAGTCCATTCTAAAGTTCACTATATGCAATCAAACGAGGAAAAAATTGAtctctgtaaaaaaaaaacatacatgcTAAACTGTCCATCGCTATCCATCCCTTATTCGCAAGATTCTGTAAAGAACAAACCAGTTTTTATGACCATGTCTTCTCATTGTTCTAAGGTATACAGTGGGAGATATGTTCTATTACGAATGTTGAGAGGACATTGGTTATGAAAATTTCAGATTGCAACGATCATGTTACTCATGTGTTTCTTCCATGTCATGACTCATTGTGGCAAATCGTGATCATCTTTTTTAGCACAATCGAAGGTTTGACCCCTCAAACAGTTATATCTTATATCCTCGTCatggcaaaagaaaaaaaatacaataatgaTCCAACTTTGGGTTTGCATGTCTCGATACTATACAACTCTATAAGCGTTGTTTAGATAATCTCATTaccgaatttgaatttttttaacttccTCATGTTACTCTTAATAAGGTATTGGAACGGCACTATATATTTtctcatatattaatttttatgagTAACAGTTTTGACCGCTCGAATGGCAACAACATACTTGTTTGAAGATAACAATTAACAAAgttcaaaaatgaaaaattgcaATATGTACTAGACATCAAGGACACACTGACACAAAAATAGcaagagatttttatttttatttttttgaacacaaactTGTTTTCATTCAAACTCAAATTTCTGCAATACAATAGAAAGAGGGAATTATCCATCCTCTTTTGACAAGAAAGATAAACTacaatagatataaataagCTAAGCATGATAAGTCTTCAAAGGAAGACTTAATAGTACAAATCcattatatattatcatctgCATTTCTACTAAACGGTCTAAACCTAACGCATTCTAAATCTCTAGACAAGTACTCAAAGACTACGAAGATTAGtggtaattatttttttactttcttgGAATAATCTCTATATTTGTATTGGTGTTGGAACTTGGAAGGTGGAGCCTACAATAACTTTCTCTACAACTTCTGTAAACATGGATAGATTTCTTTTGGTACATAAAGAGAGAGATTCTGTTTCATGATCTTGTCATGTTCATCATCTGAGGAAACAAACAACaagataattatattttaggcTGCAATAAACTGCTCCTCTTTGAA contains:
- the LOC130506057 gene encoding uncharacterized protein LOC130506057 gives rise to the protein MSLLLNHPLKLCLRRPVLVRSSPLVSTSLPQTAPCAIFAAGSWGPNEAKLRVLYADQPHSIDLDKVVPWDLVYDTDDSVTIGSSHGWVATLKEDGILRLQDDLNPSASYTDPKRIPLPPLVTLPHCQTQIVTNVSMSTSSPEDEDCVVAVKFLGPQISFCRPAQRNSEWTNIRLENPCFFSSRVMFSKKDEMFLMPGSGGHLIASWDLLLKKNTKLQNLCLDNLPKLSKKKRELLEACCKSEHLVESRSTGETFLIKWYKKTTKIFKGVARMKTKALMVFKLDGLGNAVYTKDIGDLAIFLSKSEPFCVNASSFPDLNPNIVFLNDVDELACVCPTHISPSISVGTGNCTIPVFFFPPQNIES